The following proteins are encoded in a genomic region of Pseudomonadota bacterium:
- a CDS encoding SpvB/TcaC N-terminal domain-containing protein, whose translation MIRVWIVALFSLLFLGTVQANADTLGDRANGPCIPDVRASQKGGSTQSDCPPINPPHGSIELSYQWLDSDTVRLEWTSDGTTEHGGEFDAEYNDKIFKVLRNGAEFSGLLSPSVVSYDTDSLVTGSNVFTVAGCNIDYSSQPQCYEYPASVEVFSHASITNVSAFRTAPTANEIAVTYGVSSGSSLGYTVHYEKCDIDGNGDSAGNCVTNQLFCLDEREGPVAGVDTPVEDNCVNSDAECCDAVEPLKRYRFTVDGPNADPVTSDVVVLMQSSNPPSNLRVSGGQSSTNNGSATLVWDAPTPVAPAQYRVYAAMVGLDDSEPNIVDLFHCANSASANESFVTTNQCELENLGNGKWFFAVEAENLYEGDVFPSGFSNTTSLTALAPAPDMTVVELTQGSGADEEKITLEWSHVGGTTERYQYQRLATANSTPLNANWSETGNSEPFGATLSFTESLVNSNAHHYVVRACNRFDDCGSPTAVASRTPTFLVPDSPVGLVNTSPGGSLNVSFDWSDVTGSDYFKATLVEFPSMGDLNIESTELSDSQWTPPSGVTHASSYTLAVVACNDLPITGDQCSEPSAVDVHVVGDVPDLFDVRIEYEGMHQGVEQVRYRWDYIDEADNGYVVSSRWISIDPDGSESAGALWSSFEFVCDDIPSNGEPDVDVGYLSGVKTCVDEGRRDRKYQVVVRAYYPGAYEQAQSPDTILLAPPSYPEDVSPIGFDTNSGDASVSWTASSGPVARYRVESRRKDIDGSAFTDYAPQACQPAGTAVVTSASCDVSGLEDGDWQFRITAENGPESDPAYAVSSLELGENEYHVRMLAPPGAPIFSGYTFSDISGDNTHTSGSYVVDWSAPVTGGRLVNYELREFHKPFGATQFSETDNSVSVLSLTQKAFAPDSRLDGHYYYEIRGINEVNAASENPALQTPEFKVVKAIAIPVGVVTDQQGVSTDASFGLSWNAIAEPPVAQGFDLDVRYQVFYCRADSIDAPCSGFQQIVRMDNSGTDRQIVASDLEGNGFYQFKVRAHYEGNVSALSSASESVEVLLPPEPATGLVAIQGSGEDEDTFMLSWQHASGTADRFELVYRANGESHSDYQGSVSLDSATVSTGANTFGLSVPLISLTNHSIHITACNEGSCGETVQIDKTPDHLSPDQPASFAATQASNSVEIDLTWTIDETLTDYLLLTLYKNGELAQDPLELDAISNLLTSVPGSGLYQFDLMACNRLLGESQCSVSATAELNVQVSEAWSAKGGSAVGAPGYDFRAPNHDPTVGALAGEGGADGGSAYYNIPITVVPGRSEMQPNVSLSYSSSGGNGLVGVGWSLSANQSISRCGSTVVHDGVMRSVQYEESDRLCLNGQRLLLETGSSAYGVGGATYRTEGNSLTRVEQLTGDIYARNDAGSSFLVRYKNGHIAHFGETDNARHAADGRTETMTWAISRQNDPSENAIHYVYDSTSYGKGEHLLSEIIYTGVGDNQGNRRVAFVYEDRSVTDVHSGYSAGGLTQLTQRLARVETHYGLSRQANTLVRSYTLNYGDTSQYSGRTLLRSVQECGHSDTGKSACRPATAFSWSESEIQYEFEQLSYTDTNNEHHWIGQNQFHIQDVIPHSDENGDGVADFEEAFINAEGHQIGVRTYQNLETCIQPIATFNIECFSGDFNNDGLTDHFFESDSTPGQVNITYSVPQVSNTTVPALGTVSTPVPIGSGKVTILSVQDFNADGWIDFAVRQDSETRSGQYDLVFYLHTGDPAIPYTTSNSQVALPFEYVSTNIFTGFTSTVSFVGDVNGDGTTDFLEFKANRSVNDAQSMRDTPENIHFVRPSVDGSIAISSTSFFDYAENGFDLPNLWPGGVAGFENSHIFMDANGDGLVDWLTIFGANPTSETHTSDQGTVRTYTSELRFRLNTGTSFKQGWQNLGIEIPVAMRFQPFANTDPGDGAPYFSAILSKTIIADYNGDGRTDILRAEDVVASGCSQFMAYGDDLSAELHEACDDALYSAVNFSPDNNNAAGSALPGSHKDVSLRRYRAFMLRPDQNGQVIVSDELTDIYASASHRVAADIFGDGLGDVLTTVGCDPSDTYCTLTDMPGVSPTDMAFDGSGAKVGAYISRNLGAARNGERYRKPDMMERVVDGLGMEYHWEYRPLSSGGIDGANSQAFYNTDHGYVNSGSIDGTDGDHHHFGSSYYVVAEHRSSHGGTFDHDSDGLYDEAPQSFDQSFNVYRYRYSGATFNKMGRGFLGFRSIVAEDISQGVKTRTIFDQKWPFTGNIVKTCSWENDESDAFETVLSGSGDNLVVSVTCSQTPFSEQTLTYERYSLVNGTDISVPIVKETITRDLNLRMVPMTTSTVLHEYYPDYGNLKKQTITVSDLGIGNYKTEEFHEYYPVDMAALWTDKLDQTTVTRFPVTNRAQLGDIVAANGLDTAPKVTTSSYQWHASHRKPVQVAITGGATTTTTYTDRGQAQSVTVAVNGNAAHNRTNTSRYHLDGYFPYETENALQHVTSIETDPRFGVPVRATDPNQITTATSLDLFGQAIYVEQTTATGSATLPGMHTALSWCADETDACPAGGVIRSRQASAGTPLVMVDTDLAGRTIRSWKEGPSNHVLAGDVVQIMQYDRNGYTRFESIPHYEGSLQASIGTRYNDYDTLGRLLSKSVDQATAGQFTTAYNYVFFRTDITADTLSLSRVYDSQKRLVSARDAIDGYTRYAYDGSGNPIVIQDANLNAIVANHDDLNRKVYVDDPNAGRTDFAYNLAGELISKTDADGYIVESSHDLLGRVIERHVLDPTHTSPELRLDAKWLYDSLGGHAFFGAVFEEQKYQGEAITPVMSKRFFYDEFGRTTDTYHTIHGATYHVGTAYDPVYGRELSVRYPNGLTVASEYTDNGYPLRDINVATGYVYRQFDMVDQHGNPTSTMLADGVIVESAGFHANTGQMAFINASANGQTRHHIDYNEYDIFGNVTTQTKHFPGEEATETFGYDDLHRLTSSTRTISTSNGDDGGSNVLVNYDYDAVGNIVQKSDFGSLYTYGDLNAGDNCHAGPNAVSRIDKTNGSTAFYCYDRRGNQTSGDGRDVSYNAFNHPTNISNSSTNTSSYFEYGANLQRYVQVLTQGATTTYTYYVDKLSEIKQTGDEVEFRNYIADYAIVTEKLTGQITAEGLQNLTTLSNKISFLHKDRLGSVSTVLDEVGEIAERRSFDPFGKPREGSWQDKISPVIESPLTNRGFTGHEHLDGVELIHMNGRIYDYQSGRFLSVDPIIQAPTNSQSMNPYSYIMNNPLAGIDPTGYSAEDVPNGARNMTVTVSTSKKVYKTGSRIAKGEISTTLTVEVTPDGKGTVIEVNRTITKAGKEVVNMTREVSQETNGGRSANSTGGAEPSVMTTGGTSAASKGQLAPPEKEVMPEVDTSNGGSDDYHQVVDELAGDVWKQTLNTNRKWEYIGYVVSKQVEDEHGNAKTIYFRTTSETSKSPIGTKTNPEFYKRLIESGFKLVASIHSHPSVKFSEPNRFSDPDVAFSDFRFGKYDSYVATYMVEKKGKSYKLRILREGGKFYGKPCPGGSKFCEQ comes from the coding sequence ATGATAAGAGTATGGATCGTCGCGCTATTCAGCCTTCTATTTTTGGGAACCGTTCAAGCGAATGCAGATACTCTCGGGGATCGCGCTAACGGGCCTTGTATTCCGGATGTTCGTGCTAGTCAAAAAGGCGGTTCAACCCAATCGGATTGCCCGCCAATTAATCCACCCCATGGTTCAATTGAGCTGAGTTATCAGTGGCTGGATAGTGATACGGTAAGACTCGAATGGACCTCCGACGGCACAACTGAGCATGGCGGCGAATTCGACGCTGAATATAACGATAAGATATTCAAAGTGCTCAGGAATGGGGCTGAGTTCAGCGGACTGCTCAGTCCGTCTGTCGTTTCCTACGACACCGATTCTCTTGTTACGGGCAGCAATGTGTTTACGGTGGCAGGTTGCAATATCGATTATTCTTCCCAGCCCCAGTGTTACGAGTACCCAGCCTCTGTGGAGGTGTTTTCCCATGCGTCGATTACAAACGTTTCGGCTTTTCGAACCGCGCCAACCGCCAACGAAATTGCCGTCACCTATGGCGTATCGAGTGGCAGCTCGCTGGGCTACACAGTGCATTACGAAAAATGTGATATTGATGGGAATGGCGACAGCGCCGGAAACTGTGTCACCAATCAACTCTTTTGCTTAGATGAACGCGAGGGTCCGGTTGCCGGTGTCGATACGCCGGTCGAAGACAACTGCGTGAACAGTGACGCAGAGTGTTGTGATGCAGTAGAGCCACTCAAGCGCTACCGGTTTACCGTGGATGGGCCTAACGCCGATCCGGTCACCAGCGACGTTGTTGTCTTGATGCAGTCGTCAAACCCGCCCAGTAACTTGCGTGTCAGCGGCGGTCAATCGTCGACCAACAACGGTAGTGCAACGCTGGTTTGGGATGCGCCAACGCCGGTCGCACCTGCTCAGTATCGCGTCTACGCTGCCATGGTGGGGTTAGACGACAGCGAACCGAATATTGTTGATCTATTCCACTGTGCGAATAGTGCGTCAGCGAACGAGTCGTTTGTCACAACTAATCAATGTGAGCTTGAAAACCTAGGGAATGGCAAATGGTTCTTTGCAGTAGAGGCTGAAAACCTCTACGAGGGCGACGTTTTTCCATCCGGCTTTTCTAATACCACGTCGCTGACGGCATTGGCACCCGCGCCGGACATGACCGTTGTGGAGTTAACACAAGGTAGCGGCGCGGATGAAGAGAAAATAACGCTGGAATGGAGTCATGTCGGTGGCACCACGGAGCGTTATCAATACCAGCGACTCGCAACGGCCAATTCGACGCCACTGAACGCAAATTGGAGCGAGACAGGAAATTCGGAACCGTTCGGCGCCACGTTGTCCTTTACTGAGAGTTTGGTTAATTCGAACGCGCATCACTATGTTGTTCGCGCGTGCAATCGATTTGATGACTGTGGTTCGCCCACTGCCGTGGCGAGCCGGACACCGACCTTCCTTGTGCCGGATTCACCAGTAGGGCTTGTAAACACCAGTCCAGGTGGAAGCCTAAATGTCTCGTTTGATTGGTCCGACGTCACGGGCAGCGATTATTTCAAGGCCACGCTTGTTGAGTTTCCATCAATGGGGGACTTGAATATCGAGTCTACCGAGTTGAGCGACTCACAGTGGACACCACCGAGTGGCGTGACGCACGCCAGTTCATACACACTCGCGGTGGTCGCGTGTAACGATCTTCCAATTACAGGTGATCAGTGTAGCGAACCATCTGCCGTGGATGTGCATGTAGTCGGCGATGTGCCCGATTTGTTCGACGTACGTATCGAGTATGAGGGCATGCATCAAGGCGTTGAGCAGGTGCGCTATCGATGGGACTACATCGATGAAGCGGATAACGGATACGTGGTTAGTTCGCGCTGGATATCGATTGATCCAGACGGAAGCGAATCGGCCGGGGCCCTGTGGTCGTCGTTTGAGTTTGTGTGTGACGATATTCCCAGTAATGGCGAGCCCGATGTGGATGTGGGTTATTTAAGTGGCGTCAAAACTTGTGTGGATGAAGGTCGACGAGATCGCAAGTACCAGGTCGTGGTCAGGGCCTACTATCCCGGTGCCTATGAGCAGGCGCAATCGCCGGATACTATCTTGTTGGCGCCTCCCAGCTACCCCGAGGATGTATCGCCGATTGGCTTTGATACCAATAGTGGCGATGCCTCGGTGTCGTGGACGGCCTCGAGCGGACCGGTCGCGCGCTACCGGGTAGAGTCGCGTCGCAAAGATATCGATGGGAGTGCGTTTACTGACTATGCGCCGCAAGCGTGTCAGCCAGCTGGCACCGCAGTCGTCACGAGCGCGTCCTGTGATGTGAGCGGACTGGAAGATGGCGACTGGCAATTTAGGATCACCGCGGAGAACGGACCGGAGTCCGACCCGGCTTACGCCGTCAGTTCGCTTGAACTTGGCGAGAACGAGTACCACGTGCGAATGCTCGCACCGCCCGGCGCGCCGATATTCTCTGGTTACACCTTTAGCGATATTTCAGGCGACAACACGCATACGTCTGGCAGTTATGTTGTCGATTGGTCGGCACCAGTGACCGGTGGTCGATTAGTGAACTACGAGCTTCGGGAGTTTCATAAACCGTTTGGCGCAACCCAGTTTTCCGAAACGGACAACTCGGTCAGTGTTTTGAGTTTGACTCAAAAGGCGTTTGCACCGGACTCACGTCTTGATGGGCACTACTACTACGAGATAAGAGGCATCAACGAAGTGAACGCCGCGTCGGAAAATCCGGCGCTTCAAACGCCGGAATTCAAGGTCGTGAAGGCCATTGCGATTCCCGTGGGAGTGGTGACCGATCAACAGGGTGTGAGCACCGATGCGTCATTCGGTTTATCGTGGAACGCAATTGCCGAACCGCCGGTGGCGCAGGGCTTTGATCTTGATGTGCGCTATCAAGTCTTTTACTGCAGAGCAGACAGCATCGACGCTCCTTGTTCTGGTTTTCAACAGATTGTTCGAATGGACAACTCAGGAACCGATCGGCAAATTGTGGCGAGTGATCTTGAAGGTAATGGGTTCTATCAATTTAAAGTAAGGGCGCATTACGAGGGGAACGTCAGTGCCTTATCGTCTGCGAGCGAATCGGTAGAAGTGCTTTTGCCGCCCGAGCCCGCTACTGGATTGGTGGCGATTCAAGGAAGTGGCGAAGACGAAGACACGTTCATGCTTTCCTGGCAGCATGCATCGGGCACGGCCGATCGATTTGAGCTTGTGTACCGCGCCAATGGCGAGTCGCATTCGGACTACCAGGGTTCTGTGTCGCTCGACTCGGCAACGGTATCGACCGGTGCGAACACCTTTGGCCTTTCTGTGCCACTGATTAGTCTGACGAATCACAGTATCCACATTACGGCCTGCAATGAAGGATCGTGCGGCGAGACAGTCCAGATTGACAAAACGCCTGATCATCTCAGTCCGGATCAGCCGGCCAGTTTTGCAGCAACCCAAGCTTCAAATAGTGTTGAAATCGACTTAACCTGGACGATTGACGAGACGCTCACCGACTATCTACTCCTGACGCTTTACAAGAATGGCGAGCTTGCCCAGGATCCATTAGAGCTTGACGCGATCAGCAATCTGTTGACGTCAGTCCCCGGATCGGGCCTCTACCAGTTCGATCTTATGGCGTGTAACCGGCTCCTCGGCGAGTCTCAATGCAGTGTATCGGCGACCGCCGAGCTCAACGTTCAGGTCTCGGAGGCCTGGTCAGCAAAAGGCGGAAGTGCAGTAGGAGCGCCCGGTTATGACTTCCGTGCGCCGAACCACGACCCGACGGTCGGAGCGTTAGCCGGTGAGGGCGGTGCCGATGGCGGGAGTGCCTATTACAACATTCCTATCACCGTTGTACCCGGTCGCAGCGAAATGCAGCCGAATGTGAGCTTGAGCTATTCGTCTAGCGGTGGTAATGGCCTAGTGGGTGTCGGTTGGTCGCTATCGGCGAATCAGTCGATCTCCCGTTGTGGCTCCACGGTCGTGCATGACGGTGTTATGCGTTCGGTTCAATATGAAGAATCAGACCGTTTGTGTCTAAATGGTCAGCGGCTTCTGCTTGAGACGGGAAGTAGTGCTTATGGTGTGGGTGGCGCGACCTATCGCACAGAGGGTAACAGCCTGACGCGAGTGGAACAGCTAACGGGCGATATTTACGCCAGGAATGACGCCGGTTCGTCGTTTTTGGTCAGATATAAGAACGGTCATATCGCCCATTTTGGCGAAACCGACAACGCCCGGCACGCAGCCGATGGTCGCACGGAGACCATGACCTGGGCGATATCCAGGCAGAACGATCCATCTGAGAACGCGATTCACTACGTGTATGACTCGACCAGCTATGGAAAGGGCGAGCATCTCCTGTCGGAAATTATCTACACCGGAGTCGGCGACAACCAAGGTAATCGACGGGTTGCGTTTGTTTACGAGGATCGGTCTGTCACCGATGTGCATTCGGGTTATTCAGCGGGCGGCCTCACCCAGCTCACGCAACGGCTCGCGCGTGTTGAAACGCATTATGGCCTCTCGAGGCAAGCAAACACGCTGGTTCGGTCGTACACACTCAACTATGGTGATACGAGTCAATACAGTGGCCGAACGCTGTTGCGATCGGTTCAGGAGTGCGGACATTCCGATACCGGTAAGAGCGCCTGTCGACCGGCGACGGCGTTTAGCTGGTCGGAGTCTGAGATTCAATACGAATTTGAGCAGCTTAGCTATACGGATACTAACAACGAGCACCACTGGATTGGTCAAAATCAATTTCATATCCAGGACGTGATTCCGCACAGCGATGAAAATGGGGACGGCGTCGCCGATTTTGAAGAAGCGTTTATTAACGCCGAAGGTCACCAAATCGGTGTTCGCACGTATCAAAATCTGGAAACGTGTATTCAACCCATCGCCACCTTCAACATCGAATGCTTTAGTGGCGACTTCAATAACGATGGACTCACCGACCACTTTTTCGAAAGTGACAGTACTCCAGGGCAGGTCAATATTACGTATTCTGTGCCTCAAGTGAGCAATACCACTGTTCCCGCGCTGGGTACGGTGTCGACACCCGTGCCGATTGGAAGTGGCAAAGTCACGATTCTATCGGTGCAAGATTTCAATGCCGACGGTTGGATCGATTTCGCCGTACGGCAAGATTCCGAAACACGCAGCGGTCAATACGATCTGGTGTTCTATCTTCATACTGGCGATCCCGCCATTCCCTATACGACGAGCAATTCTCAGGTGGCTTTACCGTTTGAATATGTGAGCACGAATATCTTTACAGGATTTACCAGTACGGTAAGTTTCGTTGGCGATGTGAACGGCGATGGCACCACTGATTTTCTCGAGTTTAAAGCCAATCGTTCGGTTAATGATGCTCAGAGTATGCGAGACACGCCGGAGAACATTCACTTTGTAAGACCTTCAGTCGACGGAAGCATCGCAATATCTAGCACTTCATTCTTTGACTATGCTGAAAACGGATTTGATCTCCCAAACCTCTGGCCCGGCGGGGTCGCGGGTTTTGAAAACTCGCATATCTTTATGGACGCAAATGGCGACGGGCTGGTCGATTGGCTAACCATATTTGGTGCGAATCCGACGTCTGAGACACACACGTCGGATCAAGGCACGGTACGGACCTATACGTCGGAGCTTCGATTCCGGCTCAACACAGGCACGTCCTTCAAGCAAGGCTGGCAAAATCTTGGCATCGAAATTCCTGTGGCTATGCGATTCCAGCCGTTTGCCAACACCGATCCCGGGGACGGCGCGCCGTATTTTTCGGCTATCTTATCCAAGACAATCATTGCCGATTACAATGGCGACGGTCGGACGGATATTCTGCGAGCGGAGGATGTTGTCGCGTCTGGGTGCTCACAGTTCATGGCCTATGGCGATGATCTGTCCGCGGAACTGCATGAGGCATGCGATGATGCGCTGTATTCAGCCGTCAACTTTAGTCCGGATAACAACAATGCCGCCGGCTCGGCTTTACCTGGCAGCCATAAAGATGTGTCGCTACGCCGGTATCGCGCCTTCATGCTCAGACCCGATCAAAACGGGCAGGTGATCGTCAGCGACGAATTGACCGATATCTACGCATCCGCGAGCCATCGCGTCGCAGCCGATATTTTTGGTGACGGTTTGGGCGATGTGCTCACAACCGTTGGATGTGACCCCAGTGACACCTACTGCACGTTAACCGACATGCCCGGTGTCAGTCCCACCGATATGGCGTTTGACGGGAGTGGGGCGAAAGTGGGGGCTTACATAAGCCGAAACCTTGGCGCGGCGCGTAACGGCGAGCGTTATCGCAAGCCCGATATGATGGAGCGCGTGGTCGATGGTTTGGGTATGGAGTATCACTGGGAGTACCGGCCCCTATCGAGTGGCGGTATAGACGGCGCGAACAGTCAAGCGTTTTACAACACCGACCACGGCTATGTAAACAGCGGTTCGATTGACGGCACCGATGGCGACCATCACCACTTTGGCTCGAGTTATTATGTGGTGGCTGAGCACCGAAGCAGTCATGGCGGAACGTTCGATCACGACAGTGACGGGTTGTACGATGAGGCGCCACAATCGTTTGATCAATCATTTAATGTGTATCGCTATCGGTATTCGGGTGCTACTTTTAACAAGATGGGCCGCGGTTTTCTCGGCTTTCGTAGTATTGTCGCCGAAGACATCAGTCAAGGCGTAAAAACACGTACCATATTTGATCAAAAATGGCCGTTCACCGGTAATATCGTTAAGACGTGTTCTTGGGAAAACGACGAAAGCGATGCTTTTGAGACGGTGTTGAGTGGCTCAGGCGATAATCTGGTTGTAAGCGTCACATGTAGCCAAACGCCGTTCTCTGAGCAAACGCTGACCTATGAACGATATAGCCTGGTAAATGGTACGGATATATCGGTACCAATCGTCAAGGAAACGATTACACGAGACTTGAATCTCCGTATGGTGCCCATGACAACGAGCACTGTATTACATGAATATTATCCTGACTACGGGAATCTCAAGAAACAGACAATCACCGTTTCAGATTTAGGGATCGGCAACTATAAAACGGAAGAATTCCATGAGTATTATCCGGTGGATATGGCCGCACTCTGGACGGATAAACTCGACCAAACGACCGTGACCCGATTTCCGGTGACTAATCGTGCGCAGCTAGGCGACATTGTCGCCGCAAATGGACTGGATACCGCACCTAAGGTGACGACGTCGTCCTATCAATGGCACGCCAGTCATCGTAAGCCCGTCCAGGTGGCGATTACCGGCGGTGCGACAACGACGACAACGTATACCGATCGCGGTCAGGCTCAGAGCGTAACCGTCGCGGTTAACGGTAATGCGGCGCATAACCGCACCAATACATCGCGCTATCATCTAGACGGGTATTTTCCTTATGAGACCGAAAACGCGCTGCAACACGTTACCTCAATAGAGACAGACCCGAGGTTTGGTGTGCCGGTTCGGGCAACCGACCCCAATCAGATTACAACTGCCACATCGCTGGATCTATTCGGACAGGCAATCTACGTGGAGCAAACCACCGCAACGGGATCGGCCACTCTTCCTGGCATGCACACTGCGTTAAGTTGGTGTGCCGACGAAACGGACGCTTGTCCTGCCGGTGGCGTCATTCGCTCCAGACAGGCATCGGCCGGGACACCGTTGGTGATGGTGGATACCGACCTTGCTGGTCGTACTATCCGCTCGTGGAAAGAGGGGCCTTCCAACCATGTGCTGGCGGGTGACGTTGTGCAGATTATGCAGTATGACCGAAACGGGTACACTCGATTCGAGTCGATACCGCACTATGAGGGTAGTCTGCAGGCCTCTATTGGCACGCGCTACAACGACTACGACACATTGGGCCGATTGCTGTCAAAGTCAGTGGATCAGGCAACCGCCGGACAGTTTACGACCGCGTACAACTATGTATTCTTCCGAACCGATATCACGGCAGACACGTTGTCACTGTCGCGTGTCTATGACAGCCAAAAGCGTTTGGTGAGCGCACGCGATGCCATCGATGGCTATACGCGATATGCCTATGACGGCAGCGGAAATCCCATTGTCATCCAGGATGCGAACCTCAATGCCATTGTGGCAAACCACGACGATTTGAACCGCAAAGTGTATGTGGACGACCCGAATGCAGGGCGTACCGATTTTGCGTACAACTTGGCCGGTGAGTTGATCTCGAAAACGGATGCGGATGGCTACATCGTTGAATCCTCCCACGATTTGCTTGGTCGTGTAATAGAGCGCCACGTACTGGATCCAACACACACATCGCCTGAACTTCGACTCGATGCGAAGTGGCTCTACGACTCCTTGGGCGGTCATGCATTCTTTGGTGCGGTGTTTGAAGAGCAAAAGTACCAAGGCGAAGCAATAACGCCCGTGATGAGTAAGCGATTCTTTTACGACGAGTTTGGTCGAACCACAGATACCTACCACACCATACATGGCGCCACGTATCATGTCGGTACGGCCTATGACCCTGTGTACGGTAGAGAGCTATCAGTGCGGTATCCAAATGGACTTACTGTTGCAAGTGAGTACACAGACAATGGCTATCCATTGCGTGACATTAACGTCGCAACGGGCTATGTGTACCGACAGTTTGACATGGTTGATCAGCACGGTAATCCCACAAGTACGATGTTGGCCGATGGTGTAATTGTTGAATCGGCCGGATTCCATGCCAATACCGGTCAAATGGCGTTTATCAACGCGTCGGCGAACGGCCAGACTCGGCACCATATTGATTACAACGAGTACGACATTTTCGGCAATGTCACGACTCAAACCAAGCACTTCCCTGGCGAAGAGGCCACGGAAACGTTTGGCTACGATGACCTTCATAGGTTGACGTCATCGACTCGAACGATTTCAACCTCAAATGGGGACGACGGTGGCTCGAACGTCTTAGTTAACTACGACTACGATGCCGTTGGTAATATTGTGCAAAAATCCGATTTCGGTTCGCTGTATACTTACGGCGATCTAAATGCCGGTGACAATTGCCACGCGGGTCCAAATGCCGTGTCAAGAATTGACAAGACTAACGGCTCAACCGCTTTCTACTGCTACGATCGGCGAGGCAATCAGACCAGCGGCGATGGGCGCGATGTTTCCTATAACGCGTTCAATCATCCGACAAATATATCCAACAGCTCGACTAACACAAGTTCATACTTCGAATACGGAGCAAATCTACAACGCTACGTTCAGGTTCTGACTCAAGGGGCTACAACGACATACACGTACTACGTGGATAAGCTGTCTGAGATTAAGCAGACCGGAGATGAAGTTGAGTTCCGTAATTACATTGCTGATTACGCTATTGTCACGGAAAAGTTGACCGGGCAAATTACAGCTGAAGGGCTCCAAAATCTCACGACGCTAAGCAATAAGATATCTTTCTTGCACAAGGATCGCCTTGGTAGTGTCTCAACGGTGCTAGATGAAGTCGGTGAGATTGCTGAGCGTAGATCTTTTGATCCGTTTGGTAAACCCAGGGAAGGATCTTGGCAGGACAAAATATCACCTGTCATCGAAAGTCCCTTGACCAATCGCGGGTTCACAGGGCACGAACATCTCGACGGTGTTGAGCTGATTCATATGAACGGTCGAATCTATGATTATCAGTCTGGGCGATTCTTGAGTGTCGACCCCATAATTCAAGCGCCAACGAATAGCCAGAGTATGAATCCGTATTCGTACATCATGAATAACCCGCTAGCAGGAATTGATCCTACAGGATACTCAGCGGAAGATGTCCCCAACGGTGCTAGAAATATGACCGTTACTGTGTCTACATCCAAGAAAGTGTATAAAACCGGTTCGCGAATTGCTAAGGGAGAAATATCTACCACGCTAACTGTTGAAGTAACGCCAGACGGTAAAGGAACGGTAATCGAGGTTAATCGAACCATTACCAAGGCTGGAAAAGAAGTTGTAAATATGACACGCGAAGTGTCTCAAGAAACAAACGGAGGGAGGAGTGCCAACTCTACAGGCGGCGCGGAGCCGTCGGTGATGACCACCGGAGGGACTTCTGCTGCTTCAAAGGGTCAGCTAGCCCCCCCTGAGAAAGAAGTTATGCCGGAAGTGGACACATCCAATGGCGGTTCCGACGATTATCATCAAGTGGTGGATGAGTTGGCAGGTGATGTATGGAAGCAAACCTTAAATACGAACAGGAAGTGGGAATATATTGGCTATGTCGTGTCAAAGCAAGTAGAAGATGAGCATGGCAATGCTAAGACGATATACTTCCGAACTACTTCGGAGACAAGCAAAAGCCCGATTGGTACGAAGACTAATCCTGAATTTTATAAGAGGCTGATTGAGTCCGGATTTAAATTAGTGGCGTCAATACATTCACACCCTTCGGTTAAGTTTTCCGAGCCAAACCGGTTCTCAGATCCCGATGTGGCGTTTAGCGATTTTAGATTTGGGAAGTATGACAGTTATGTTGCAACATATATGGTCGAGAAGAAAGGTAAAAGTTATAAGTTGCGCATACTTCGTGAAGGCGGTAAGTTTTATGGTAAGCCTTGTCCTGGAGGGAGTAAATTTTGCGAACAGTAG